The following proteins are encoded in a genomic region of Bacillus mesophilus:
- the sspO gene encoding small acid-soluble spore protein O has protein sequence MGKRKANHVIPGMNAASAQGKGAGYNEEFQNEPLTAEQRQNNKKRKKNQ, from the coding sequence ATGGGAAAGCGTAAAGCGAACCACGTAATTCCAGGAATGAACGCAGCAAGTGCACAAGGAAAAGGCGCCGGCTATAATGAGGAATTTCAGAATGAGCCATTAACAGCAGAACAGAGACAAAACAATAAGAAGCGTAAGAAAAATCAATAA